One Primulina huaijiensis isolate GDHJ02 chromosome 5, ASM1229523v2, whole genome shotgun sequence DNA segment encodes these proteins:
- the LOC140977637 gene encoding uncharacterized protein: MDELVSHFHSMHPPRFSGLEGAKIAELWISEIEELFDLIEYPSERRLRLAVHQLKDRAKMWWSTTLMTLDAQKIVLSWDIFKLKFKESYCPPSFYSSKASEFHNLKQGDMSVAEYADTFYVILRYAPHVAASQVAVVESFIEGLNDHLHSLVSTGKPLNYREAVEIEKRAEACLKMSGNRVTTQHHHLGRQQFNQSGSASLRPRGKQFKKPGSSSSSSGSSGNHGGYRYSGPYCDHCGGKHSSNQCVGVQGSRGQGGQKNQSSVHVFALTEDEAQVAPERVLFDTGASHSFFSHAFVVSHDLQTTSMNSNLSIATPMGKMIITDNVVFNAVLYHDENVLYLNLIVLPMHDFDCIVGMDVLTANRATVDCYQGIVRFRPSFALKWKFYGRGSQAKIPLVSAIQMN; encoded by the exons ATGGATGAGTTAGTTTCCCATTTTCACTCTATGCATCCACCTCGATTCAGTGGTTTGGAGGGAGCCAAGATAGCAGAACTATGGATTTCTGAGATtgaagaattgtttgatttgatcgAGTATCCTTCAGAGCGTCGATTGAGATTAGCTGTGCATCAATTGAAAGATCGTGCCAAAATGTGGTGGTCTACTACATTGATGACCTTAGATGCTCAAAAGATTGTTCTATCGTGGGATATATTCAAGCTGAAGTTTAAGGAAAGTTATTGTCCTCCATCATTTTACAGTTCTAAGGCTTCAGAGTTTCATAACTTGAAGCAGGGTGATATGTCAGTTGCAGAGTATGCGGATACTTTTTATGTTATACTAAGATATGCTCCTCATGTGGCTGCAAGTCAGGTTGCGGTTGTTGAAAGTTTCATTGAAGGATTGAACGATCATCTGCACTCTTTAGTTTCTACCGGTAAGCCACTGAATTATCGTGAAGCAGTAGAAATAGAAAAAAGGGCTGAAGCTTGTCTTAAGATGAGTGGAAATCGAGTGACTACCCAACATCATCATTTGGGAAGGCAACAGTTCAATCAATCTGGTTCTGCATCTCTTCGTCCACGTGGGAAGCAGTTTAAGAAGCCTGGTTCTAGTTCTTCAAGTTCAGGGAGTTCAGGGAACCATGGTGGATATCGTTATAGTGGACCTTATTGTGATCACTGTGGAGGCAAGCATTCTAGTAATCAGTGTGTTGGAGTTCAAGGG AGTAGAGGGCAAGGTGGTCAAAAGAATCAGTCATCTGTTCATGTATTTGCCTTGACTGAGGATGAGGCTCAGGTAGCTCCAG AACGAGTGTTATTTGATACCGGAGCATCTCATTCCTTTTTTTCTCATGCATTCGTTGTTTCGCATGATCTTCAAACTACTAGTATGAATTCCAATCTATCTATTGCTACTCCGATGGGCAAAATGATTATCACTGATAATGTGGTGTTCAATGCGGTTTTGTATcacgatgaaaatgttctgtatcTGAATCTCATAGTCCTACCCATGCATGACTTTGATTGTATCGTTGGTATGGATGTTTTGACTGCAAATCGTGCCACTGTTGATTGTTATCAAGGAATAGTTCGTTTCAGGCCTAGCTTTGCTCTTAAATGGAAATTCTATGGCCGTGGTTCTCAAGCCAAGATTCCTCTAGTTTCTGCCATTCAAATGAATTGA